In one window of Spartinivicinus marinus DNA:
- a CDS encoding TIGR03088 family PEP-CTERM/XrtA system glycosyltransferase, translating into MTKSSYQQPPLIAHLIYKLDVGGLENGLVNLINHMPAHGFRHVIICLTDFTDFAKRISRSDVEIIALNKQPGQDWRWFIRLYTILRQLRPCIFHTRNLATIEGHWVAWLAGVPVRIHGEHGWDMSDLGGINKKYQWLRRLTRPFVKFFIALSEESKSYLINKIKVKPTNIALLCNGVDTNRFTPGCQRSLYPKAFQGDDAFIIGTVGRLTPVKSQLCLLPVLAELIKKNNHHKIKLVIVGDGPERVALEQQAALLGVTEQLWITGARQDVPELLSGFDVFVLPSLAEGISNTVLEAMAAGKPVIATNVGGNVELVVDQQTGVLVHPKNQQQLQAAMQDYLDDPILCRRHGEAARQRVMDKFSLAVMVQRYLDIYQRLTV; encoded by the coding sequence ATGACCAAATCGTCGTATCAGCAACCTCCATTAATTGCTCACTTAATCTATAAGTTAGATGTAGGTGGATTGGAAAATGGCCTAGTAAACCTTATCAATCATATGCCAGCCCATGGTTTTCGCCATGTAATTATTTGTTTAACTGATTTTACAGATTTTGCTAAGCGGATTTCCAGGTCAGATGTTGAAATTATTGCTTTAAATAAGCAGCCAGGACAGGACTGGCGATGGTTTATTCGGCTATATACAATATTACGACAGTTACGTCCCTGCATATTTCATACTCGTAATTTGGCTACAATTGAAGGTCACTGGGTTGCCTGGTTGGCCGGGGTGCCGGTCAGAATTCATGGTGAACATGGATGGGATATGAGTGATCTGGGGGGCATTAATAAAAAATACCAGTGGCTAAGAAGGCTAACCCGCCCATTTGTGAAATTTTTTATTGCTTTATCTGAAGAAAGTAAAAGCTACTTAATTAATAAAATTAAAGTTAAACCAACAAATATCGCATTATTATGTAATGGTGTTGATACAAATCGATTTACACCGGGTTGTCAGCGATCTCTCTATCCGAAAGCATTTCAGGGGGATGATGCTTTTATTATCGGAACAGTAGGGCGTTTAACCCCAGTAAAAAGTCAGCTATGCCTATTACCTGTGTTAGCTGAACTCATTAAAAAGAATAACCATCATAAAATAAAGCTAGTCATTGTTGGAGATGGCCCAGAACGTGTTGCTCTTGAGCAGCAAGCAGCATTGCTCGGTGTAACTGAGCAACTATGGATTACAGGGGCGAGACAGGATGTACCAGAATTATTAAGTGGTTTTGATGTTTTTGTGTTGCCTTCACTAGCAGAAGGTATTTCTAATACAGTTTTAGAAGCAATGGCAGCTGGCAAGCCAGTGATAGCAACAAACGTTGGCGGTAATGTTGAGCTGGTTGTTGATCAGCAAACAGGTGTCTTAGTTCACCCAAAAAATCAGCAACAATTACAGGCTGCAATGCAGGACTATCTTGATGATCCAATATTATGTCGTCGTCATGGAGAAGCAGCCAGGCAGCGTGTAATGGATAAATTTAGCTTGGCAGTGATGGTGCAGCGGTATTTAGATATATACCAGCGGCTAACTGTCTAG
- the xrtA gene encoding exosortase A, which produces MQVSVMTTSTDSKRPLYWLVVALLVWLAAYFSTLQAMVTVWLNSETYAHGLLIVPMSLFLLWQKRKQLNWQLMCPSWLPLLPLLFLSVIWFIANVSGINVIQQLAVVLMIPFLVWTCLGTAITRQIAFPLGYLLFAVPMGSGIVPYLQEITAWFCVWGLKLIGIPVFWEGLYISIPSGDFLVAEACSGIRYLIASMALGTFYAYISYTSLSKRLAVFGLSIIIPIVANGIRAFGIILIAYYSNMEYATGADHLLYGWLFFGIVMMLLFWLGSKFADDMSNTNVADQQTVKNDTEVATKPLTILTILAVMAVLPFWAVIKPTPIAQQVSLKVDTPANWQSVKPSSTWTPSFSTPQQLRQAWQEGEQQVELFIAHYPKEQEGNELVSFANKVFNEEAWKLLNTNSTQLQLGDITIYVKEYRMESFLQQRLIWSWYFVNNTTQSDQYRAKFQQTLEKILNRPAGGSFVAVSAEYEFKPDEARAVLTKFLQATYPSIVAAVTPNQ; this is translated from the coding sequence ATGCAAGTCTCTGTTATGACAACATCAACAGACAGTAAACGTCCATTATATTGGCTAGTGGTAGCTTTGTTAGTTTGGTTGGCTGCTTATTTTTCTACCCTTCAAGCAATGGTGACCGTTTGGTTGAACTCTGAAACCTACGCCCATGGCTTGTTAATCGTACCTATGTCACTGTTTTTGTTGTGGCAAAAAAGAAAGCAGTTGAATTGGCAACTGATGTGCCCTAGCTGGTTACCGCTACTACCTTTATTGTTTCTTTCGGTTATTTGGTTTATTGCCAATGTTTCAGGTATTAATGTTATTCAACAGCTAGCGGTTGTATTGATGATTCCCTTTTTGGTTTGGACCTGTTTGGGCACAGCAATTACTCGTCAGATTGCATTCCCCTTAGGCTATCTATTATTTGCGGTACCTATGGGGTCTGGGATAGTCCCATATTTACAGGAAATTACAGCCTGGTTCTGTGTGTGGGGGCTAAAGTTAATTGGTATTCCAGTGTTTTGGGAAGGCTTATATATTTCTATTCCTTCAGGCGATTTTTTGGTTGCAGAAGCATGTAGTGGAATTCGGTATTTAATTGCATCAATGGCACTCGGTACTTTTTATGCATACATCAGTTACACCAGTTTAAGTAAACGACTTGCTGTATTTGGACTTAGTATCATTATTCCAATAGTGGCTAACGGCATTAGGGCATTTGGTATAATTTTAATTGCCTATTACTCCAATATGGAATATGCCACAGGTGCTGATCATTTACTTTATGGTTGGCTTTTCTTTGGTATTGTCATGATGTTGCTGTTTTGGTTAGGTTCTAAATTTGCTGATGATATGAGTAATACTAATGTGGCTGATCAGCAAACAGTAAAAAATGATACTGAAGTTGCCACAAAGCCTCTAACTATTTTGACAATATTAGCAGTGATGGCAGTGCTACCATTTTGGGCTGTAATCAAGCCAACACCCATAGCGCAACAAGTCTCATTAAAAGTAGATACCCCGGCTAATTGGCAATCAGTCAAGCCGAGCTCAACATGGACGCCTAGTTTTAGTACTCCTCAACAGTTAAGACAAGCCTGGCAGGAAGGTGAACAACAGGTAGAGCTATTTATTGCTCACTATCCAAAAGAGCAAGAAGGTAATGAACTGGTGAGTTTTGCCAATAAAGTATTTAATGAGGAAGCTTGGAAACTATTGAACACTAACTCAACTCAGCTTCAGCTGGGTGATATAACTATTTATGTCAAAGAATATCGGATGGAGTCTTTCCTGCAACAACGTCTTATTTGGAGTTGGTACTTTGTTAATAACACCACTCAAAGTGACCAATATCGAGCTAAATTTCAACAGACTTTAGAAAAAATATTAAATCGCCCAGCAGGGGGAAGCTTCGTTGCAGTATCTGCTGAGTATGAGTTTAAACCAGATGAAGCAAGAGCTGTTTTAACCAAGTTTTTACAGGCAACTTATCCATCTATTGTTGCAGCTGTTACGCCAAATCAGTGA
- a CDS encoding TIGR03087 family PEP-CTERM/XrtA system glycosyltransferase, which produces MTAVLYLAHRLPYPPNKGDKIRSYHLLKHLASRYQVFLGTFIDDPHDWQYVEQIKPLCTEIFIRPINPLWAKCKALSGLVVGQPLTLPYYKDSKMKSWVRTVLANQGINNVLVFSSAMGQFVEGNGHAAFHKVIDFVDVDSDKWRQYSEKKSGLAAWVYRREARQLQTYEKQLASTAIASLFVSEEEAKLFRQLSADQTSQVYAMRNGVDLNYFNPQADFNPVTQLSSSNRIVFTGAMDYWANVEAVSWFAKEVLPLLTQVQPNLHFYIVGGNPTNEVQQLASPHVTVTGRVEDVRPYIDAADLVVAPLRIARGIQNKVLEAMAMAKWVVATEQAMEGINPPNEIADTLPATPQLMADTILARLNATDRQTSHQAARQWVAQHFSWESSLQQLNQWFG; this is translated from the coding sequence ATGACAGCAGTTTTATATTTAGCCCACCGACTTCCCTATCCTCCCAATAAGGGGGATAAGATCCGTTCATATCATTTATTAAAACATTTAGCTTCTCGTTATCAGGTTTTTCTCGGTACCTTTATTGATGACCCTCATGATTGGCAGTATGTAGAGCAGATTAAACCTTTGTGTACAGAAATTTTTATCAGACCAATCAACCCGCTATGGGCTAAATGTAAGGCATTGTCAGGTCTTGTTGTTGGCCAGCCGTTAACTCTGCCTTATTATAAAGATAGTAAAATGAAAAGCTGGGTAAGGACGGTACTGGCAAACCAAGGAATTAATAATGTATTAGTATTTTCTTCTGCAATGGGGCAATTTGTTGAGGGTAATGGGCACGCAGCTTTTCATAAAGTCATTGATTTTGTTGATGTAGACTCTGACAAGTGGCGTCAATATAGTGAAAAAAAATCTGGGTTAGCTGCTTGGGTTTATCGACGTGAAGCACGACAATTGCAAACCTATGAAAAACAGCTAGCTAGCACAGCTATTGCTTCGCTCTTTGTGTCTGAAGAAGAGGCGAAGTTATTTAGGCAGTTATCCGCTGATCAAACAAGTCAGGTCTATGCCATGCGCAATGGGGTGGACCTAAACTATTTTAACCCCCAAGCAGATTTTAACCCTGTTACTCAACTTTCAAGCTCTAATCGTATTGTTTTTACAGGGGCAATGGATTATTGGGCGAATGTTGAAGCTGTTAGCTGGTTTGCTAAAGAAGTTTTGCCATTATTAACGCAAGTACAACCTAACCTTCATTTTTATATTGTAGGAGGCAACCCTACGAATGAAGTACAACAGTTAGCTTCGCCACATGTGACTGTCACTGGTCGGGTGGAAGATGTCCGCCCTTATATAGATGCAGCCGATTTGGTGGTAGCACCGCTACGAATTGCCAGAGGGATTCAAAATAAAGTGCTTGAAGCAATGGCTATGGCAAAATGGGTAGTTGCTACTGAGCAAGCGATGGAGGGGATTAACCCACCCAATGAAATTGCCGACACTCTGCCTGCAACCCCGCAGCTAATGGCTGATACGATCCTGGCCAGACTCAACGCAACAGATAGGCAAACCAGCCACCAGGCCGCTCGCCAGTGGGTTGCTCAGCATTTCAGCTGGGAGTCTAGTCTACAACAGCTAAATCAATGGTTTGGCTAA
- a CDS encoding FemAB family XrtA/PEP-CTERM system-associated protein, whose protein sequence is MNDLLIETLSNESDITAWNAYVEQSAQATFFHRAEWRDVIKQSFGHNSYYLFAKQGNQVVGILPLGHVSSWLFGHALISVPFCVYGGVVADSEFIQHALISKAVELAKQLQVDYLELRNQQAIELDGWEEKSLYVNFCKIISDNEDENLKSIPRKQRAMVRKGIKSELTTTVEHSVEDFFTAYSTSVRNLGTPVFPKKYFKVLMETFADEADIITINDKTGNLVASVLSFYFKDQVLPYYGGGTELARQSAGNDFMYWQLMCHAVKKGKRVFDFGRSKQNTGAYSFKKNWGFTAEPLSYQYYLVKAKSLPNVSPTNPKYQLFIKLWQKLPLAISQLLGPMIAKNLG, encoded by the coding sequence GTGAATGATTTGTTGATTGAAACACTTTCAAATGAGAGTGATATAACAGCATGGAATGCTTATGTTGAGCAATCAGCACAAGCCACTTTTTTTCATCGTGCAGAGTGGCGAGATGTTATCAAGCAGTCATTTGGGCATAACAGTTATTATTTATTTGCCAAGCAAGGTAATCAAGTTGTAGGAATATTACCTCTAGGACATGTGTCAAGTTGGTTATTTGGCCATGCTTTAATTTCAGTGCCTTTTTGTGTTTATGGTGGTGTGGTTGCAGATAGTGAATTCATCCAGCATGCACTGATTAGTAAAGCAGTTGAGCTTGCTAAGCAGTTACAGGTAGATTACTTGGAGTTAAGAAACCAGCAGGCAATTGAGCTAGATGGCTGGGAAGAAAAGTCACTCTATGTCAATTTCTGTAAAATAATTAGTGATAATGAAGACGAAAATTTAAAGTCGATTCCGCGAAAACAACGGGCGATGGTAAGAAAAGGTATTAAGTCTGAGTTGACAACAACAGTTGAGCATTCTGTTGAAGATTTTTTTACAGCTTATTCTACCAGTGTCCGTAATTTAGGAACGCCAGTATTTCCTAAAAAATATTTTAAAGTATTAATGGAAACCTTTGCCGATGAGGCTGATATCATAACAATTAATGATAAAACTGGTAATTTAGTAGCGAGTGTATTGAGTTTTTACTTTAAAGACCAGGTCTTACCTTACTATGGAGGGGGAACTGAACTCGCTAGGCAATCGGCAGGTAACGACTTTATGTACTGGCAGTTAATGTGTCATGCAGTAAAAAAAGGCAAGCGTGTTTTTGATTTTGGCCGTAGCAAGCAGAATACAGGGGCTTATAGCTTTAAGAAAAACTGGGGCTTTACCGCTGAGCCTTTGAGTTATCAGTATTATTTAGTAAAAGCCAAATCATTACCAAATGTCAGCCCAACTAACCCTAAATATCAGCTATTTATCAAGTTATGGCAGAAATTGCCGCTTGCTATAAGTCAATTGTTAGGGCCAATGATTGCAAAGAATTTGGGATAA
- a CDS encoding XrtA system polysaccharide deacetylase → MQSIVNAMSVDVEDYFQVSAFEKTIQRVDWDNLPKRVELNTQRILELFAQHQVKATFFTLGWVAERFPQLIRTIIAEGHELASHGYGHLRATSQTPEEFREDIRKAKQLLEDIGGKAVVGYRAPSYSISKDNLWVHDELLESGHQYSSSIYPINHDLYGIPDAPRFKYQCDNGLWEIPITTVKVNRKNLPFGGGGYFRLYPYWLSRWGIKQLNKKEGQSAVFYFHPWEIDVNQPRQSNISFKSRFRHYLCLNRMEFRLTSLLKDFKWDTVQNVFLPQATTGNHRE, encoded by the coding sequence ATGCAGTCGATTGTCAATGCTATGAGTGTTGATGTAGAAGATTACTTTCAGGTCTCAGCCTTTGAAAAGACTATTCAACGTGTTGATTGGGATAATCTACCTAAACGAGTTGAGCTAAATACCCAACGTATTCTAGAATTATTTGCCCAACATCAAGTAAAAGCCACTTTTTTTACTTTAGGGTGGGTTGCTGAGCGTTTTCCTCAACTCATTCGTACTATTATTGCTGAAGGCCATGAACTAGCAAGTCATGGCTATGGGCATTTGCGTGCAACTAGCCAAACACCTGAAGAGTTTCGAGAAGATATTCGAAAAGCAAAGCAGCTATTGGAAGATATTGGCGGTAAAGCAGTTGTCGGTTATCGTGCTCCGAGTTACTCCATTAGTAAAGATAATTTATGGGTGCATGATGAGTTATTAGAGTCAGGCCACCAATACAGCTCCAGTATTTATCCAATTAACCATGACCTTTATGGTATACCTGATGCGCCTCGTTTTAAATACCAGTGCGATAATGGTTTATGGGAAATTCCTATTACGACAGTAAAAGTCAATCGAAAAAATTTACCATTTGGTGGTGGTGGGTATTTTCGTTTATATCCTTATTGGCTATCAAGGTGGGGCATAAAACAGTTGAATAAAAAAGAAGGTCAATCGGCTGTTTTTTATTTTCATCCTTGGGAAATTGATGTTAACCAGCCAAGGCAAAGCAATATCAGTTTTAAATCTAGATTTCGCCACTATCTTTGTTTAAATCGAATGGAGTTCAGGTTAACCAGTTTATTAAAAGATTTTAAATGGGATACTGTGCAAAACGTGTTTTTACCTCAAGCGACCACAGGCAATCATCGTGAATGA
- the wecB gene encoding non-hydrolyzing UDP-N-acetylglucosamine 2-epimerase, translated as MTVTKTLICVVGARPNFMKIAPIVRALKAKATKLNLVLIHTGQHYDQTMKAQFFDQLGIPEPDKDLEVGAGSLSVQTAEIMKRFEPEVDYYKPDAVLVVGDVNSTIACALVSAQKKIRVVHVEAGLRSRDRTMPEEINRVLTDQLSDRLYTTEKLAEDNLAAEGVCRDKVVFAGNVMIDTLRYNLAQAKHPSELLADNYSIIEKAGHYSLWTLHRPSNVDNPEILQKLLTFIKEAADKIPVVFPVHPRTQKNIQKFKLSSFLEHPQIITLSPVGYLEMLGLMNNARLVLTDSGGIQEETTALGIPCLTLRENTERPITISEGTNTIVGSDITLIRKELDQILQTGGKAGRVPTLWDGHAAERIADDLLAWL; from the coding sequence ATGACGGTAACAAAAACTTTAATCTGTGTGGTTGGAGCAAGACCAAATTTTATGAAAATTGCTCCAATTGTTAGGGCACTGAAAGCAAAAGCAACCAAACTGAATTTGGTACTGATTCATACTGGTCAACATTATGACCAAACGATGAAGGCTCAATTTTTTGATCAGCTCGGTATTCCAGAGCCTGATAAAGATTTAGAAGTAGGCGCTGGCTCTTTATCTGTACAAACAGCAGAAATTATGAAGCGATTTGAGCCCGAAGTCGACTACTATAAACCAGATGCTGTACTTGTAGTCGGTGATGTGAACTCAACAATTGCTTGTGCTTTAGTGTCTGCTCAGAAAAAAATTCGTGTCGTTCATGTTGAGGCTGGCTTAAGAAGCCGAGACCGAACCATGCCAGAAGAAATTAATCGAGTTTTAACGGATCAGCTTTCTGATAGGCTTTATACTACAGAAAAACTGGCTGAAGATAACTTGGCTGCAGAGGGTGTTTGCCGAGATAAAGTTGTTTTTGCAGGCAATGTGATGATTGATACATTGAGATATAATCTTGCTCAAGCAAAACATCCTTCTGAGTTATTGGCAGATAACTACTCTATTATTGAAAAAGCAGGGCACTACTCATTGTGGACACTACATCGTCCTTCAAATGTAGATAATCCTGAAATTTTACAGAAGCTGTTAACTTTTATTAAAGAAGCCGCAGATAAAATTCCAGTTGTTTTTCCTGTCCACCCTCGTACACAGAAAAATATTCAAAAATTTAAACTGTCGTCTTTTCTTGAGCATCCACAAATTATCACGTTGTCCCCTGTTGGTTACCTTGAAATGTTGGGCTTAATGAATAATGCAAGGCTAGTGTTAACTGACTCCGGTGGGATCCAAGAAGAAACGACAGCTTTGGGTATTCCCTGTTTGACATTAAGAGAAAATACCGAGCGACCTATTACTATCTCAGAAGGAACTAACACGATAGTGGGTTCTGATATTACGCTAATAAGAAAAGAGTTGGATCAGATTTTACAGACTGGCGGCAAGGCTGGCAGAGTCCCAACGTTATGGGACGGACATGCTGCCGAACGTATTGCTGATGACCTGTTAGCTTGGCTTTAA
- a CDS encoding XrtA/PEP-CTERM system-associated ATPase: MYETFYNLTGKPFQLSPDPRFFFNSRGHSRAMSYLRYGLGQCEGFIIITGDIGTGKTTLIRNLFAELDQTRIIAANIVTTRLGADDLIKMISSAFNLPYEGMSKTALLRQFEEFLRECDRRGKRVLLVVDEVQNLPAASVEELRMLSNFQINNQPLLQSFLLGQQEFRQTIQSQGMEQLRQRVIASCHLSGLDESETREYIIHRMKHVGWDNDPIIPEQSFIDIHQLTDGVPRRINVFCDRLLLFGYLEETHELAPEVVKLVAEEMKEEVSSPFNSVKEVRASMEHDIAQEVQKLQQIAQQVTSASEQKSTEVYSEGLEVADPNKIQNIRYTIESLEIAIASRLNTLKQLVDSIEK; the protein is encoded by the coding sequence ATGTACGAGACTTTCTATAACCTAACCGGTAAGCCTTTTCAGCTGAGTCCTGATCCACGTTTCTTTTTTAATAGTCGTGGCCATAGTCGGGCGATGTCCTATTTACGTTATGGTCTTGGCCAGTGTGAAGGTTTTATTATTATTACCGGTGATATTGGTACTGGTAAAACCACACTAATTCGCAATCTATTTGCTGAGCTAGATCAAACTCGTATCATCGCGGCTAATATTGTTACGACCCGGCTGGGGGCCGATGACTTAATTAAGATGATATCCTCTGCCTTTAATCTACCCTATGAGGGTATGAGTAAAACAGCTTTATTACGTCAGTTTGAAGAGTTCTTAAGGGAATGTGACCGGCGGGGTAAACGGGTATTACTGGTAGTGGATGAAGTACAGAACTTACCAGCTGCTTCTGTTGAAGAGCTGCGCATGCTTTCAAATTTTCAAATTAACAACCAGCCTTTATTGCAAAGCTTTTTATTAGGGCAACAGGAATTTAGACAAACTATCCAATCTCAAGGAATGGAGCAATTAAGGCAGCGGGTCATTGCTTCCTGTCATTTAAGTGGGCTGGATGAAAGTGAAACTCGGGAATATATTATTCATCGAATGAAGCATGTGGGATGGGATAACGACCCAATTATTCCTGAACAAAGCTTTATTGATATTCACCAGTTAACCGATGGTGTGCCCCGTCGAATTAATGTATTTTGTGACCGCTTGTTATTATTTGGCTATTTAGAAGAAACTCACGAATTAGCACCTGAGGTAGTTAAGTTAGTGGCAGAAGAAATGAAGGAAGAGGTTTCTTCGCCTTTTAACTCGGTGAAAGAAGTGCGTGCTTCAATGGAGCATGATATTGCTCAAGAAGTTCAAAAGTTACAACAAATCGCTCAACAGGTGACAAGCGCTTCGGAACAAAAGTCCACTGAGGTATATTCAGAAGGTTTGGAGGTAGCGGATCCAAACAAAATTCAAAATATTCGCTACACGATCGAGTCCTTAGAAATAGCTATTGCCAGTCGCCTTAATACCCTTAAACAGTTAGTTGATAGTATAGAAAAATAG
- a CDS encoding TIGR03016 family PEP-CTERM system-associated outer membrane protein, with protein sequence MATIMGITDNGPRNLLQSRCVLSLFLISSVTAYGAQWTITPSVTAKDTYSDNINLSNNNKQSDQVLEIVPAIRIQGEGRRLRLNFDYNAQGLHYFENTNDDEVNHRLQSGLSSELIEDHLFLNATANITQQLIDERRGGSNDNISGSDNLSDVFTYEINPYWQQKLGSETETVLGVRYNEVNYSGNNGSGTDSSGQSLYWSVNSAPGVGPVFWRFDYNYDEVDYESQNDTERQSESILVGYQWTPKFNTSLTVGYESQDNDIDNIRNDTDGAFWLAGMEWALSRKTSLSAQYGKRYYGDTYGFNLSHQRKRSVFTLSYSEQQQTIRDQILIGNFWVCPEGVLIGPGCGQEQLRVGDNPESGKEIVLQLPGGTTSQVDDYFISKDTNLGWYHVRKRDSFNVNAYRQEREFQTRNNNELVHGINVGWNRRLSRKVTSNVNLGWSTNDFEDNSDSNTWTATFQLQRQLSRDMSGALEFATQKRTSDIETNEYTENRISVSIRKTF encoded by the coding sequence ATGGCAACTATTATGGGTATTACGGATAATGGCCCCCGTAACCTCTTGCAAAGCAGATGTGTTCTTTCACTTTTTCTTATTAGCTCAGTAACTGCCTATGGAGCACAGTGGACAATTACTCCATCGGTTACTGCCAAAGATACCTACTCAGATAATATTAATTTATCAAATAATAATAAGCAAAGTGATCAAGTACTGGAAATAGTACCTGCAATTAGAATTCAAGGGGAAGGGCGGCGTTTACGATTAAATTTTGATTATAATGCACAGGGTTTACATTATTTTGAAAATACAAATGATGATGAAGTGAATCATCGCTTGCAATCAGGGTTAAGTAGTGAACTTATAGAAGATCATTTATTTTTAAACGCTACCGCAAATATTACACAACAGTTAATTGATGAACGCAGAGGTGGCTCAAATGATAATATTAGTGGCTCAGATAACCTCTCAGATGTTTTTACCTATGAAATAAATCCCTATTGGCAACAAAAGTTAGGTTCGGAAACCGAAACTGTGTTAGGGGTTCGTTATAATGAAGTGAATTATAGCGGTAATAATGGTAGTGGTACTGACAGTAGTGGTCAGTCTCTTTACTGGTCAGTTAATAGTGCCCCAGGGGTCGGGCCTGTTTTTTGGCGTTTTGATTATAATTATGATGAAGTAGACTATGAATCACAAAATGATACAGAGCGCCAATCAGAGTCTATCTTAGTAGGTTATCAATGGACTCCAAAGTTTAACACCTCATTAACAGTCGGTTATGAAAGTCAGGACAATGATATAGATAATATTCGTAATGACACTGATGGTGCCTTTTGGCTTGCAGGAATGGAGTGGGCATTAAGTCGAAAAACCTCTTTATCAGCCCAATATGGTAAGCGTTACTATGGGGATACTTATGGCTTTAACCTAAGCCATCAGCGTAAACGATCTGTTTTTACTTTAAGTTATAGTGAGCAGCAGCAAACTATTAGGGACCAAATATTAATTGGAAATTTTTGGGTATGTCCTGAAGGAGTACTGATTGGGCCAGGTTGTGGACAAGAACAGCTTAGGGTTGGTGACAACCCTGAATCAGGTAAAGAAATTGTTCTCCAGCTTCCAGGTGGAACTACAAGTCAAGTTGATGATTATTTTATTAGTAAAGATACAAACTTAGGTTGGTATCATGTCAGAAAGCGTGACTCGTTTAATGTAAATGCCTACCGACAGGAAAGAGAATTCCAAACCCGTAACAATAATGAGTTAGTTCATGGTATAAATGTGGGCTGGAACCGCCGTTTAAGTCGTAAAGTGACTTCAAATGTTAATTTAGGTTGGTCAACTAATGACTTTGAAGATAATTCCGATAGTAACACCTGGACGGCTACATTTCAGCTGCAACGACAGCTCAGTCGAGACATGAGTGGTGCTTTGGAGTTTGCAACCCAAAAGCGCACAAGTGATATAGAAACTAATGAATATACAGAAAATCGCATTAGTGTCAGTATAAGGAAAACTTTTTAG
- a CDS encoding XrtA-associated tyrosine autokinase codes for MDTIEKALQKHQQKFNEEFISRDKQSSDELPAPDLSDIEKALAGDVAPGQIIGPDHDASSEEDRESRRVEIQFDRLAKLGVIVPSEDRSLTKEQFRQIKRPLLNKAFGKHAEKVPNGNLIMVTSSSPGEGKTYNAVNLAMSIALEKERNVLLVDADVLNPSVNNLLGIKTEEGLIDYLSDDINDVTDILYKSNIENLSVIPTGKRHHLTNELLASDNMSNLMHEMANRYQDRIIIVDTPPLLHTTEASILARLAGQIVLIVEEGKTHQQTVKDALSLLDPSMHIGLVLNKSKYNQDGNYYGYYG; via the coding sequence ATGGACACCATAGAAAAAGCTCTGCAAAAACATCAGCAGAAATTTAATGAAGAATTTATTTCTCGTGATAAACAGTCAAGTGATGAATTACCAGCACCCGATCTCTCTGATATTGAAAAAGCACTTGCTGGTGATGTTGCTCCAGGCCAGATAATAGGCCCGGATCATGATGCCTCTTCTGAGGAAGATAGAGAAAGTCGGCGGGTTGAAATTCAGTTTGATCGATTAGCCAAGTTGGGCGTTATTGTTCCAAGTGAAGACCGTTCTTTAACAAAAGAACAGTTTCGCCAAATTAAGCGTCCATTACTGAATAAAGCATTTGGTAAGCATGCTGAAAAGGTGCCTAATGGTAACCTGATCATGGTAACGAGTAGCTCACCTGGTGAAGGTAAAACATATAATGCAGTGAATTTGGCGATGAGCATTGCCTTAGAAAAAGAGCGGAATGTGCTCTTGGTTGATGCTGATGTGCTTAATCCCTCTGTGAATAATTTATTAGGTATTAAAACGGAAGAAGGCTTAATTGATTATTTATCAGACGATATTAATGATGTCACTGATATCCTCTATAAGTCTAACATTGAAAATCTAAGTGTTATTCCCACCGGTAAACGACACCATTTAACCAATGAATTGTTAGCCAGTGATAATATGTCTAATTTAATGCATGAAATGGCTAACAGATATCAGGATAGGATCATTATAGTTGACACACCACCTTTACTTCATACGACAGAAGCTTCTATTCTAGCCAGGCTGGCTGGGCAAATTGTATTGATTGTTGAAGAGGGTAAAACGCATCAACAAACAGTTAAAGATGCTCTGTCGTTACTGGATCCTTCAATGCATATTGGCCTGGTTTTAAATAAGAGTAAGTATAATCAAGATGGCAACTATTATGGGTATTACGGATAA